ATCAGTCTTACCATTTCCAATAGGAACATTCTTGCCTTAAAGATTGTAAGAATTCTACTTCAGTGTGAGATTACAGTAAAGCCAACAAATGTATGCATACTACACTAGTGAAAGGGCCTGAATAAAATGTTTATACAAATATAATAATGTTTATAAATCAGTGTCCAACAACCAGTAGCAGCATTTGACAAATCATGTTTATTTTATAGATCACTGCCGATGAAGATCTGCATTTCACTGATAAGAGTACCTGCAGTAGCAAAAGAGGTGTCCTGGCAAATTCTGACTTCAATAGCCTCAACAGTTCCATTAGTTGCAATAGGAAGACGCCTATAGAAGTATGGCATTTCTGGTTGAGCACAGCAGCTATTTCCAACAGGACAATCTTTGCCATCCCATAACATGttatcagtataatatgtagtagCTGATGGGGCAGCAGGGCAACCTGCCTCACAGTAGTAATTGTCTCTAACAAAAGCTGGTGGGGTCTGTCCAGCATAGGAGGAACAAGGGCAATTGTAGTATGTGTAACGGTATGTTCCAGCTGAGTATCCACTTGCATAGGTAAAGAGGTGTTGGCGAGGATAGCCATATGTTATAGACACTCCATCAACATATGTATCATCTATATCATGTTTCTTAGAGTAGTATGCATTGAAAGCTGTAGTTGTTCCTTTCTGATAGCCAAGCACTTTGCCATAAACCTCATTAAAATTTTGACCTCTGATACGAAAATGTGCTGAGTAGCATCCAGCAATCTCACCATTACCCTTGCACACTCGTTTGGCTGAACGTGGTATTGTGCTTGCCTCCCATCCACTAGGGCAACTGTATCCATCAACATCAGCAATCTTCGTCCATGCAGTGGTTTTTGATGAACCAACTGAAAGGCCCATTTCACAGTGAACCTGTAACAACATTTACACCAAACCAATTAAACTGGCATGCTACAAGGCTGGAAAAATTATACACAAATTGGATATAGATGAAAGTCCAATAATATACGTACATACTCTATTATGTAGCTTTGGTCTgcacactgattaacttgctcatTTTAAACTTAATTTGTATGTACCATATTCAATTGTTTGCACCTGAACAATCTCATTGGTAGTCAGTTTCACCCAATAAAGTCCAGACTTGTTGCGGCTAGCAAAGTTGTTGTCATAGATGTGAGCACATGACTTTCCTGCATACTCTTGTGCTATTCCCAGCAAAGGATCATCCTTTTCCAATATGGCAGAGTTCACGACTACCACCAACAGCAGAAAAGAGTAGCAGTATCCAAACATCTTTGCAGTACAGTTGCAGTAAAGTAAGTGTTTGGTGCTGATGCTTTTATAGCTGCAAAAAGTTCATGCATAGCAACATATACATTAACACAGCATTCTGTTGGATACTGATATGATACATACTGTATGGCTTATTATTGCTTCATCAATCTCACAGTACATACCATTGGACTGTGGTTTGACATTATACAGGGCCAATGCAGACGACATAATCGGTATATATTTATCTGCCTTATTGGTTACAGGAACGGGCAAATAATCAGTATGGAAAAgtgtgaaaatatgcatatatacAGATGGTAGGATCTACAGTGTTAATTTAAGTTGTCATGtaactgtacacacacacacagatagcTATACACAACAACAAATTTAAATTCATAATATAATTGATCGATGCATTGATTCCACAGCTGTATAACCATGGTGTTTTTCCTATTTTAGTATAGATCATTTATGTAACTGCATATCCGAAAGATTTACAAGAGTCATCAACAACATATCACAAATAGTAAACAAAAGGTTTTCAgagccatgcatgcatgcacctgTACAGTGTAAACACAAAGAGCTAGCTATGTACAAATTTCCACAATAAACTTAATCCTTATGTTCCTGTACATGGTTTACCACAACACCTATTATCATGTATCTAACTACCTACATGCATCATATTTGTACAAAATAATTTACCTTCACAACAGCAGTATAGCAATGCATAGTAACTTCAGAGGGTACCAGCAGACATTTAGTCCTGTTGTTTGCTCATAATCATACCACTATGCCTATACTATAGCTATGTATGCTTCCATGTATTATATACCAAGTGTCCAAACATTTATGCCTTGCAATTGAGTGCAGGCTTATACATGTATCTGTGATTTGCTCTGTTTAGCATGAAGTCTTACAGTCTTATAAATTAAACTGAACTACATAATCTTGTTAGTCTAAACCATTGGACTATGGTTTGACACATGCAGGGATAATGCAGACCACATAATCTATTTAATTGAGTAGGTTTACTGGGGCATATCCAGCAAGGTGGTTGCAGATTTCAGTGGTAGTAGGAGTTTGGGGACATGGCCCCCAGATGCTGACAGATTTTGCACATTAAAATGCTTTAAAAGTTTTGTACATTCACATTTTCATGGATTTTATAAACTATTTAAAATATAGCTATATGTTCCTCCTTAAGTCCTAAATATTATTTATGGTTTATACACATGGCTTTCCAGGTATTGTAGTGATCTTctagaggaggttggtcacgcatCATAAGCCTATGATGTAATATTACACAACCAAGCATTGTTCTAGATATTAAgacttgtttagcagctaggaaagCAGCGCATTGTACTGAGAAGGTTTGTAAGGGTGCTGAGATGCTCTGGTATGGGTATAAAATCTGTCATTTAGAATATTAAGAGATGTGAAAGTTGAACTAGTTCAACCctttctttgagatcacgagatgcttgatgatgtgtgaccaacctcctctggtgaTCTTCCAATCAGtgaataattgtgaccggattttggaaaCCAGTCTTAATGTCAGAAATACATAGAATTCCCGCATCACTACTAAACCACTTATGCATCTGATATTTTATTaagaatttgttgtaattcaaggtactggCTAGTGATTCTAATCACTGTAATTGGAAGTTTGAAATGCCTTATTTtaatcataaatatttgagtttAAAAATGTAACAatttccaaaatctggtcacaatttataattaattaaaactgTATCTACTAAATCATTCTTTAATTCAAGTTAGTCTTATGTTCATCTTCTTCTTTAACATCAAAGATCGTATTTAGAGTatagttttgactgctctattaaaatacaTCTGACTACTCTTGTTCACCCATCATCCACTTTGAGAAATCACTGTAAGTTTTCCtattacactgtaactataCTACCCTGCTCCATTTTAAATTCATTCATTGTGTTCAGGTAGCATTAGTTACAGGAATCGGTATCgataaatgtgaaaaaatgcttATATTATACAGATGATAGGATTTACATTATTCATTAAGGTTGTTACATGTATTACACAACACGCATATTGTATAGCTATACGCAAAGAGCTAAATTTACAATTATGAAAAATCTTAGTAGACTTAATTGAGTTCTTGTACGTAAGACCATATCATGTTGTAAGACTGTATCATGTATCTAACTACCTATAGATGTATCATACAAAATGCTTCCATTGTTTGTAGGTCTTGTAATTTTACAGGTTTATAACAGAACAAACTTCTGAGAGTAGCTACCAACATAGAAGGCACACAAATGTGTTCATGAAACCATATTATCaatgactttttttttctattcaGAACTACAAGAACTATATAAATAACAGTTTTCCATCTGTCATATATTCCAGTCTAATGCCACACAGATTCCACTAATCCTTATCTTCCTGTGCATGGTTTACCACAACATCATATCGTGTATCTAACtacctacatacataccacaacatCATATCATGTATCTAACTACCtacataaatcatacaaaatgATTTACTTTAAAGGCTTCACA
This genomic interval from Dysidea avara chromosome 15, odDysAvar1.4, whole genome shotgun sequence contains the following:
- the LOC136246059 gene encoding uncharacterized protein — protein: MFGYCYSFLLLVVVVNSAILEKDDPLLGIAQEYAGKSCAHIYDNNFASRNKSGLYWVKLTTNEIVQVHCEMGLSVGSSKTTAWTKIADVDGYSCPSGWEASTIPRSAKRVCKGNGEIAGCYSAHFRIRGQNFNEVYGKVLGYQKGTTTAFNAYYSKKHDIDDTYVDGVSITYGYPRQHLFTYASGYSAGTYRYTYYNCPCSSYAGQTPPAFVRDNYYCEAGCPAAPSATTYYTDNMLWDGKDCPVGNSCCAQPEMPYFYRRLPIATNGTVEAIEVRICQDTSFATAGTLISEMQIFIGSDL